In a genomic window of Oncorhynchus keta strain PuntledgeMale-10-30-2019 chromosome 26, Oket_V2, whole genome shotgun sequence:
- the LOC118359380 gene encoding ATP-dependent Clp protease ATP-binding subunit clpX-like, mitochondrial codes for MSCPCTSAARIFLNSAQRGLSCSRVQLYALSRPGWGFREAPLPRIVRVRSFHETAVCFASKDGTTKDGSGDGGKKSISEGKRLAGSSGGSGKGGNQLHCPKCGDPCTHVETFVSSTRFVKCEKCHHFFVVLSETDSKKGLNKEAESPAEAVKMAFAQKPPPPPKKIYAYLDKYVVGQSYAKKVLAVAVYNHYKRIYNNIPAGSRQVEVEKQASLTPRELETRRREDEYRFTKLLQIAGISPHGNALGASMQQQATQQAPQERRGGDVLDSTHTDIKLEKSNIVLLGPTGSGKTLLAQTLAKCLDVPFAICDCTTLTQAGYVGEDIESVIAKLLQDANYSVDKAQQGIVFLDEVDKIGSVPGIHQLRDVGGEGVQQGLLKLLEGTIVSVPEKNSRKLRGETVQVDTTNILFVASGAFNGLDRIVSRRKNEKYLGFGTPSNMGKGRRAAAAADLANSSEQTDMVAEMEEKDRLLKLVEARDLIEFGMIPEFVGRLPVVVPLHSLDEETLVRILTEPRNAVIPQYQALFSMDKCELNVTTDALRAIARLALERKTGARGLRSIMEKLLLEPMFEVPCSDIMSVELTKDVVLGKSEPQYGRAPAEEDYDSGIEEENWPRQVDAAANN; via the exons ATGTCTTGCCCATGCACATCGGCCGCGAGGATATTCTTGAATTCGGCACAGAGAG GGCTGTCTTGTTCTCGGGTTCAGCTCTATGCTTTGAGCAGACCTGGTTGGGGTTTTCGTGAAGCTCCTCTACCTCGCATAGTCCGAGTGAGATCCTTCCATGAAACTGCAGTATGTTTTGCCTCTAAAGATGGAACGACTAAGGATGGATCCGGCGATGGAGGAAAG AAGAGCAtcagtgaaggaaagagattggCGGGTTCTTCTGGTGGATCAGGGAAGGGGGGTAACCAGCTGCACTGTCCCAAATGTGGAGACCCATGTACACATGTGGAGACCTTTGTAT CGTCGACACGTTTTGTGAAGTGTGAGAAATGCCATCACTTCTTCGTGGTTCTCTCTGAGACGGACTCTAAGAAGGGCCTGAATAAAGAAGCAGAGTCGCCCGCTGAGGCTGTCAAAATGGCCTTCGCACAGAAACCTCCCCCGCCACCCAAAAAG ATCTATGCCTACCTGGACAAGTACGTAGTGGGTCAGTCCTATGCAAAGAAAGTGCTGGCGGTAGCTGTGTATAATCACTACAAGAGAATCTACAACAACATCCCTGCTGGGAGCAgacaggtggaggtggagaaacaggCCTCGCTCACTCCACGAG aactagagacgagAAGACGGGAGGATGAGTACAGATTCACAA AACTCCTTCAAATAGCAGGGATCAGTCCCCATGGCAACGCCCTGGGAGCTTCCATGCAGCAACAGGCCACTCAGCAGGCTCCTCAGGAGAGGAGGGGCGGAGACGTGTTAGACTCCACACACACCGACATCAAACTGGAGAAGAGCAACATCGTGCTGCTAGGCCCCACCGGATCAG GCAAGACGTTGTTGGCCCAGACCCTGGCCAAGTGTCTAGATGTACCCTTTGCCATCTGTGACTGTACCACCCTGACCCAGGCTGGCTACGTGGGGGAGGATATCGAGTCTGTTATCGCCAAGCTGCTGCAGGATGCAAACTACTCTGTGGATAAAGCACAGCAAG GCATAGTGTTTCTTGATGAGGTGGACAAGATTGGCAGTGTTCCTGGGATCCACCAGCTCAGAGACGTAGGAGGAGAGGGTGTACAACAG GGTCTGCTCAAACTCCTGGAGGGCACGATAGTGAGCGTTCCAGAGAAGAACTCCAGGAAGTTGAGAGGAGAAACGGTGCAGGTGGACACCACTAACATCCTGTTCGTAGCGTCAGGGGCCTTCAACGGACTCGACAGAATCGTCAGCAGACGGAAGAATGAAAAG TACCTGGGCTTTGGCACGCCCTCCAACATGGGTAAGGGTCGTCGTGCGGCGGCAGCAGCCGACCTGGCTAACAGTAGTGAACAGACCGACATGGtggcagagatggaggagaaggaccgGCTGCTGAAGCTCGTGGAGGCCCGGGACCTCATTGAGTTTGGGATGATCCCGGAGTTTGTCGGGCGTCTGCCTGTGGTGGTACCTCTACACAGTCTGGATGAAGAGACGCTGGTCCGTATCCTGACAGAACCACGCAACGCCGTCATACCACAGTACCAGGCCCTGTTCAGCATGGACAAG TGTGAACTGAACGTAACGACAGATGCTCTGAGGGCCATCGCCAGGCTGGCTCTGGAGAGAAAGACTGGAGCCCGGGGCCTGAGGTCCATCATG GAGAAGCTTCTTCTGGAGCCCATGTTCGAGGTGCCATGTTCAGACATCATGTCTGTGGAGTTAACCAAGGACGTCGTCCTGGGCAAATCAGAACCACAATACGGCAG GGCTCCAGCAGAGGAGGACTACGACTCTGGTATTGAAGAGGAGAACTGGCCCAGACAGGTGGATGCGGCAGCTAACAACTGA